The Clostridium beijerinckii genomic sequence ACTTTAAGTTAGATTTATACTATGAAATATATCCCAACTAGAAATAAGAATTATGCTTTTGTGAAATGTTTCATTAGGAATTTGATGGCTTTGATTCTTAGATTAAAAGTTGTTCCAAGTATGCTAGTTCAAAGCTTGCCTTTGAGGCTAGCATCTTGGGTGCAACTTGTGAGCTTAGAATCATCCATCATAATTTCCTTAGAAACTGGAACAACAGCATAATTCTCATTTCGGCGAGTTATATGCATAAGTTCAGGTCTTAGTTGGATTATCTATATACATTATTTAATTTTGCTTAAAAATATTGAAATTCTATCTATTCCAGTTTCTATTATATCCATAGATGTCGCATATGATAATCTTATATAATCATCTAAGCCAAAACCAGAACCTGGTATTACTGCAACTTTCTCTTCTTCTAGTAATACCTTTGCAAAATCTACAGAGTTGTTAATAGTTTGATCCTTAAATGTAGTATTCAAGTACGAAGATATATTAACCATTATATAAAATGCACCATTAGGCTTTATAATTGATATTTCATTTAACTTTTCTAATTTATATATCATGAAATTTCTTCTATTCTCAAATTCTTTAATCATATTGTTTAAATCTTCTACTGGACCATTTAATGCCTCTATTGCAGCATATTGGGCTATTGTATTCACATTAGATGTCATGTGACTTTGAATGCTTGTCATAAGCTTAGTTATGCTTTCACTTGCAGCTGCATATCCTAGCCTCCACCCTGTCATTGCATATGTCTTAGAAACGCCGTTTATTACTATGGTTCTTTCATAGGCATCCTCATTTAATGCTGCTATACTTATATGCTTTTCTCCATCATATATTAGTTTTTCATAAATTTCATCTGATATAATTATTAAATCATGTTCTTTTGCAAAATTAGCAATTTCTAACAATTCATCTTCGTGATAAATTGTTCCTGTAGGATTATTAGGGCTATTTAATAAAAGCGCTTTAGTTTTACTAGTTAAAGCTTTTTCTAGATCAGCAACTGTATATTTATAATTATTTTCTTTTAATGTTTCAACAAACACTGGAACTCCATCAGCTAACTTAACTAATTCAGGATAACTAACCCAATATGGTACAGGAATTAATACTTCATCTCCTGGATTCAAAGTTGCCATAAATACATTTGCAAGACATTGTTTTGCACCTGTAGAAATTATTATTTGACTTGGCTTATATTCTAAGTTATTATCATTTTTAAACTTACTGCATA encodes the following:
- a CDS encoding pyridoxal phosphate-dependent aminotransferase yields the protein MQLSKKAGNITPSITLAITAKANELKSQGVDVVSFGAGEPDFNTPENIIQAAIKAMNDGKTKYTPAGGLLELKTTICSKFKNDNNLEYKPSQIIISTGAKQCLANVFMATLNPGDEVLIPVPYWVSYPELVKLADGVPVFVETLKENNYKYTVADLEKALTSKTKALLLNSPNNPTGTIYHEDELLEIANFAKEHDLIIISDEIYEKLIYDGEKHISIAALNEDAYERTIVINGVSKTYAMTGWRLGYAAASESITKLMTSIQSHMTSNVNTIAQYAAIEALNGPVEDLNNMIKEFENRRNFMIYKLEKLNEISIIKPNGAFYIMVNISSYLNTTFKDQTINNSVDFAKVLLEEEKVAVIPGSGFGLDDYIRLSYATSMDIIETGIDRISIFLSKIK